One window of uncultured Trichococcus sp. genomic DNA carries:
- the hisA gene encoding 1-(5-phosphoribosyl)-5-((5-phosphoribosylamino)methylideneamino)imidazole-4-carboxamide isomerase, producing MIEIWPAIDLIDNKSVRLTEGDYGTKEEMQRTPQEAIAFYAQFEQVKRIHIVDLMGALNQKPEETPFIEQLLQQSALPVEIGGGIRSEETIKHYFEKGASYVIVGTKGLQDLPWLAEMTAKYPGKIYLGLDAKGELVAVNGWTETGRQTIYDVVEATNPMALGGIIYTDISKDGKMAGPNFELTGKLVELSTHPITASGGVRNVEDIKKLEALGVAAAIVGKAANTDAFWEGLA from the coding sequence ATGATAGAGATTTGGCCGGCGATCGACTTGATCGACAACAAGAGTGTCCGTCTGACCGAAGGGGACTACGGAACGAAAGAAGAAATGCAGCGCACGCCTCAGGAAGCCATCGCTTTTTATGCGCAATTCGAACAAGTGAAACGCATCCATATCGTGGATTTGATGGGTGCTTTGAACCAAAAACCGGAAGAAACGCCGTTTATCGAACAACTTTTGCAGCAGAGCGCATTGCCTGTCGAAATCGGCGGGGGCATCCGTTCCGAAGAAACCATCAAGCACTATTTCGAAAAAGGCGCCAGCTATGTGATTGTCGGGACGAAGGGGCTGCAGGATCTGCCCTGGTTGGCTGAGATGACGGCGAAATACCCCGGCAAGATCTACTTGGGGCTGGATGCAAAAGGCGAATTGGTAGCCGTGAACGGTTGGACCGAAACGGGCCGCCAGACGATCTATGATGTCGTGGAAGCGACGAATCCGATGGCCTTGGGCGGCATCATCTATACGGATATCTCGAAAGACGGCAAGATGGCCGGACCGAACTTTGAGTTGACGGGCAAGCTTGTCGAACTTTCGACCCATCCCATCACCGCATCAGGCGGCGTCCGCAACGTCGAAGACATCAAAAAATTGGAAGCTTTGGGCGTGGCGGCAGCCATCGTCGGCAAAGCGGCCAATACGGATGCCTTCTGGGAGGGCTTGGCATGA
- a CDS encoding ATP phosphoribosyltransferase regulatory subunit, which translates to MMTNESLLAKKQREMGFLHHFHHLGYDLIDLGVVEKFEWTQLSHDDLHLMLNRHKWQSGDKLFALRSDWTNAIVRYRKQYHLRADKIAYSGPVYSLQNERHQLGVETFTDSIPKQIEVLGDMITFMEKELDIYLSVAVVSHNKLLKKILSPRELEDPSVRRFICERNQDALKHRLGADHPLIGLMDQAPTEQANYLKENYPELTGHLNELAEWEATLKSKNVDYVYADMLALPNQSYYKGIFIQLYGENQTEPVASGGQYTSSSKAFGMAINN; encoded by the coding sequence ATGATGACGAATGAATCGTTACTGGCGAAGAAACAAAGAGAGATGGGGTTTCTCCATCATTTCCACCACTTAGGGTACGATCTGATCGACCTGGGAGTCGTAGAGAAATTTGAGTGGACACAACTGTCTCATGATGACTTGCACCTGATGCTGAACAGGCATAAATGGCAAAGCGGCGATAAGCTTTTCGCCCTGCGCAGTGACTGGACGAATGCCATCGTGAGATACCGCAAGCAGTACCATTTACGCGCCGATAAAATAGCCTACTCCGGCCCGGTCTATTCGCTTCAGAATGAGCGTCACCAATTGGGTGTGGAAACATTTACCGACTCGATTCCGAAACAGATCGAGGTTCTGGGCGATATGATCACATTCATGGAGAAGGAATTGGACATTTACTTATCGGTTGCGGTAGTCAGCCACAATAAATTACTGAAAAAAATTCTGAGCCCGCGCGAGTTGGAAGACCCTTCCGTCCGCAGGTTCATCTGCGAAAGAAACCAGGATGCTTTGAAGCATCGTTTGGGTGCGGATCATCCGTTGATCGGTCTGATGGACCAAGCACCTACTGAGCAAGCAAACTACCTGAAGGAAAACTATCCGGAACTGACCGGACATTTGAATGAACTGGCGGAATGGGAAGCGACGCTGAAAAGCAAGAACGTCGATTACGTCTACGCGGATATGCTGGCGTTGCCGAACCAATCTTATTACAAGGGAATCTTTATTCAGCTGTACGGAGAAAACCAAACGGAACCCGTCGCATCGGGCGGTCAATACACAAGCTCTTCCAAAGCATTCGGAATGGCCATCAACAATTAA
- a CDS encoding DUF1836 domain-containing protein: MKLKSELEDYQHQLLDLTFIRFDELPDFGLYSDQVIAIIEKQLSFLNATQEERIITPAMINNYVKLQLIDKPEKKKYFKTHIAQLIVITLLKQVLPLSEVKKGLELQVSIRGFQIAYDTFCQELEYAFRMLFRDLDKKEHFTYTLEDIHSENIALKMITLSLASKLLTQKIILVDGVSHASQKGENTNDES; the protein is encoded by the coding sequence GTGAAGCTTAAATCAGAATTGGAAGACTATCAGCACCAGCTGCTCGACTTGACGTTCATCCGATTTGACGAGCTGCCTGATTTTGGCCTCTACAGCGATCAAGTGATTGCCATCATCGAAAAGCAATTGAGTTTCCTGAACGCCACCCAGGAAGAACGCATCATCACACCGGCTATGATCAATAATTACGTAAAACTGCAGCTGATCGATAAACCCGAGAAAAAGAAATATTTCAAAACCCATATCGCCCAACTGATCGTCATTACCCTGCTCAAACAGGTGTTGCCTTTGTCGGAGGTGAAAAAAGGGCTGGAACTGCAAGTCTCCATCCGCGGATTCCAGATCGCCTACGACACTTTCTGCCAAGAATTGGAGTACGCATTCCGGATGCTCTTCCGTGACCTCGACAAGAAAGAGCACTTCACCTATACCTTGGAGGATATCCACAGCGAAAACATCGCTTTGAAGATGATCACGCTGTCGCTTGCTTCGAAATTGTTGACACAAAAAATCATATTGGTCGATGGCGTCAGTCACGCATCCCAAAAAGGAGAGAATACTAATGACGAAAGCTAA
- the hisG gene encoding ATP phosphoribosyltransferase gives MITIALSKGRQLKDFIQYLDKINLTEWSTALKSVSRELVIQTKDTRFILVKGEDVPVYVEEGIADLGITGSDILIEQNCNINNLMDLPFGYCHFAIASKEKKDVYPVVATKYVNYTRQYFDSIKQPVKIIALKGSVELAATIDMADAIMDIVQSGKTLHDNGLSEQVRLDDINARLISNKHAYFSKYDEIQTIINQLKVTNNVHN, from the coding sequence ATGATTACTATCGCGCTATCAAAAGGCAGACAGCTTAAGGATTTTATCCAATACTTGGATAAAATCAACCTGACGGAATGGTCGACAGCATTGAAGTCCGTTTCTCGGGAATTGGTCATCCAGACAAAGGACACCCGCTTCATTTTGGTCAAAGGAGAAGATGTGCCTGTATATGTGGAGGAAGGGATCGCGGATCTGGGCATCACCGGAAGCGATATTCTGATCGAGCAGAATTGCAACATCAACAATCTGATGGATCTGCCTTTCGGCTATTGCCATTTCGCCATCGCCAGCAAAGAGAAGAAGGACGTTTATCCAGTGGTTGCGACGAAGTACGTGAACTACACCAGACAATATTTTGATTCCATCAAGCAACCAGTGAAAATCATTGCGCTGAAGGGGTCCGTCGAATTGGCCGCGACCATCGATATGGCGGACGCCATCATGGATATCGTCCAATCCGGAAAAACGCTGCATGATAACGGCTTGAGTGAGCAAGTCCGGCTTGATGACATCAACGCACGCCTGATTTCGAACAAGCATGCTTATTTTTCCAAATATGATGAAATCCAGACTATAATCAATCAATTGAAGGTGACGAATAATGTACACAACTAA
- a CDS encoding 6-phospho-beta-glucosidase, translating to MSKEALKIVTIGGGSSYTPELIEGYILRKDELPIKEIWLVDIEAGKEKLEIVGAMAKRQVEAAGLDWEVHLTLDRFNALKDADFVTTQFRVGLLNARIKDERIPLSHGVLGQETNGAGGMFKAFRTIPIIGQIIADMKVQCPDAWLINFTNPAGMVTEAAIKHFGWKKTIGLCNVPIGHRKVAAEKLAIPEEELLFKFAGINHFHWHRVWDDKGAERTDEVIDMVYGPQKTEDENHLKNIHSAQFHYEQLKDLGLLPCGYHRYYYIEDEMLKHSIEEFEKGETRAQVVKATETRLFELYKDPALNYKPEELSQRGGTHYSDAACEVIASIQNDKRTDMVVSTANNGTIQDMPYDCVVEVSALITAHGAEPYNWGEMPSAARGLLQGMKAMEETVIRAAITGSYGAALQAFTINPLVPGGTTAKTLLDELLYAHKEHLPQFAEKIAEIEANQPETVAYVDELMKSN from the coding sequence ATGTCGAAAGAAGCTTTGAAGATTGTTACGATTGGTGGCGGTTCCAGTTATACACCGGAATTGATTGAAGGATATATCTTAAGAAAAGATGAATTACCGATAAAAGAAATTTGGTTGGTGGATATCGAAGCCGGTAAGGAAAAATTGGAAATCGTCGGCGCAATGGCGAAACGCCAAGTCGAGGCGGCTGGATTGGACTGGGAAGTCCACCTGACATTGGATCGTTTCAACGCTTTGAAAGATGCGGATTTCGTAACGACGCAATTCCGTGTAGGTTTACTGAACGCTCGTATCAAAGATGAGCGCATTCCATTGTCCCATGGTGTTTTGGGTCAGGAAACCAATGGTGCAGGCGGGATGTTCAAAGCTTTCCGCACGATTCCGATCATCGGCCAGATCATTGCGGATATGAAAGTGCAATGTCCGGATGCATGGTTGATCAACTTTACGAACCCTGCAGGTATGGTGACTGAAGCAGCCATCAAACATTTTGGTTGGAAAAAAACAATCGGATTGTGCAATGTTCCGATCGGACATCGCAAAGTCGCAGCAGAAAAATTAGCGATTCCTGAAGAGGAATTGCTGTTCAAATTTGCCGGAATCAACCACTTCCACTGGCACCGTGTCTGGGATGACAAGGGCGCTGAACGTACAGATGAAGTGATCGATATGGTCTATGGACCACAAAAAACTGAAGATGAAAACCATCTGAAAAACATCCACAGTGCGCAATTCCACTATGAGCAATTGAAGGACTTAGGATTGCTTCCATGCGGATACCACCGTTATTACTATATTGAAGATGAAATGTTGAAGCATTCCATCGAAGAATTCGAAAAAGGTGAAACGCGTGCGCAGGTCGTCAAGGCAACTGAAACGCGCTTGTTCGAACTTTACAAAGATCCTGCTTTGAACTACAAGCCGGAAGAATTATCGCAACGCGGCGGTACGCACTACAGCGATGCGGCCTGCGAAGTGATTGCGTCGATCCAAAACGACAAACGCACGGACATGGTCGTATCGACAGCGAACAACGGCACGATCCAAGATATGCCGTATGACTGCGTCGTAGAAGTTTCTGCCTTGATCACAGCTCATGGAGCGGAACCATACAACTGGGGCGAAATGCCTTCCGCAGCCCGTGGCTTATTGCAAGGCATGAAGGCAATGGAAGAAACCGTCATCCGTGCAGCCATCACAGGCAGCTACGGTGCGGCATTGCAAGCCTTCACAATCAACCCGCTTGTGCCGGGCGGTACAACGGCCAAGACTTTGTTGGATGAATTACTGTATGCACACAAAGAGCACTTGCCGCAATTCGCAGAGAAAATCGCTGAAATTGAAGCAAACCAGCCGGAAACAGTCGCTTACGTCGATGAATTGATGAAATCTAACTAA
- the hisJ gene encoding histidinol-phosphatase HisJ, with protein sequence MHSDRHVHTPYCLHGSSDALENYVKVAIEAGLESLTFTEHAPLPMEDPLPDKDSSMRPEDVEAYLSEVRSLAKKYQGIIEINAGFELDYLEGKETETRAFLEKYPETVPHSILSVHFVQLAPEEYFCIDLDRESFTQKGAEIGYETLYRLYEAAVNKALELPYGSLTPKKIGHINLIHKFQKAYSVSDPIDWKLLLDKVKESGYKLDYNFAGIDKPDYGKTYPDPEMMAYAIKIGLAYEKGSDAHASHEVARYFDAATETEYDDWKEA encoded by the coding sequence ATGCATAGCGACAGACACGTCCATACCCCCTATTGCCTGCACGGTTCATCCGATGCTTTGGAAAACTATGTGAAGGTTGCCATCGAGGCCGGTCTCGAGTCCCTCACATTCACGGAACACGCTCCTTTACCGATGGAAGACCCGCTTCCGGACAAAGACAGTTCGATGCGTCCTGAAGATGTCGAGGCCTATCTGTCCGAAGTACGCTCACTTGCCAAAAAATATCAAGGCATCATCGAAATCAATGCCGGTTTTGAGTTGGATTATCTGGAAGGAAAGGAGACGGAAACGCGCGCCTTCCTGGAGAAATACCCAGAAACAGTCCCCCACTCGATTCTGAGCGTCCATTTCGTGCAGCTCGCTCCGGAAGAATACTTCTGCATCGACCTGGATCGCGAATCCTTCACGCAAAAAGGCGCGGAAATCGGCTACGAAACGCTCTACAGATTGTATGAGGCGGCTGTCAATAAAGCGTTGGAGCTTCCATATGGATCACTGACCCCGAAAAAGATCGGCCACATCAATCTGATCCATAAGTTCCAAAAAGCATACAGCGTCAGCGACCCGATCGACTGGAAGCTGCTGTTGGATAAGGTGAAGGAGAGCGGGTATAAACTTGATTACAATTTTGCCGGAATCGACAAACCGGACTACGGCAAAACATACCCGGATCCGGAAATGATGGCTTACGCCATCAAGATCGGCCTCGCCTACGAGAAGGGTTCCGACGCCCACGCCTCCCATGAAGTCGCCCGTTATTTCGATGCGGCAACAGAAACCGAATATGATGACTGGAAAGAAGCCTGA
- the hisH gene encoding imidazole glycerol phosphate synthase subunit HisH — MIAIVDYGLGNIANLTNAIRFLGYETILTHDEEELRKADVIVLPGVGHFKDAIERIDAIGLRELLTELEQTKPFIGICLGMQLLFQHSEEGDVDGLGFLPGEVKYIVSDLPVPHLGWNNLHSDYPGLDKDVYFIHSYKVVTDENVVATADYGQEIVAIVQKDNVIGIQFHPEKSGDYGLEILNQALQGGWK, encoded by the coding sequence ATGATAGCAATCGTTGATTATGGTTTGGGGAACATCGCGAACTTGACGAACGCCATCCGATTTCTTGGCTATGAAACTATCCTGACGCATGACGAAGAGGAATTGCGCAAAGCGGATGTCATCGTCCTGCCGGGTGTGGGGCATTTCAAGGATGCCATCGAGCGGATCGATGCGATCGGTTTGCGGGAACTACTGACTGAATTGGAGCAGACGAAGCCGTTCATCGGCATCTGTCTCGGGATGCAACTACTGTTCCAGCACAGCGAAGAAGGCGATGTGGATGGGTTGGGCTTTTTGCCGGGCGAAGTGAAGTACATCGTCAGCGACTTGCCGGTTCCGCATTTGGGCTGGAACAATCTGCATTCTGACTATCCAGGTTTGGACAAGGATGTCTATTTCATCCATTCCTACAAAGTAGTGACCGACGAAAATGTTGTGGCAACGGCGGACTATGGTCAGGAAATCGTGGCGATCGTCCAGAAAGATAATGTCATCGGCATCCAGTTCCACCCGGAAAAAAGCGGGGATTACGGTCTGGAAATTTTGAACCAAGCTTTGCAAGGGGGATGGAAATAA
- the hisF gene encoding imidazole glycerol phosphate synthase subunit HisF — MIKKRIIPCLDVKDGTVVKGIQFKGLRDIGDPVELAKRYNALGADELVFLDISATETGHNLMIDVIRKTAQQLFIPMTIGGGIKSTDDISRLLNAGADKVSLNSSALANPQLIKEASDKFGSQCICIAVDAKWEAEKDEWYCYTHGGKKRTDIKTLDWVQQVEALGAGELLVTSMDYDGMKQGFDHRLLNKIQALVSIPVIASGGGGNAQHFADLFKETDVSAGLAASIFHDEEVSIAEVKQCCTENGVDMRNV; from the coding sequence ATGATAAAGAAACGGATCATTCCCTGCCTGGATGTGAAGGACGGCACGGTCGTAAAAGGGATCCAGTTCAAGGGCTTGCGCGATATCGGCGATCCGGTCGAACTGGCGAAGCGCTACAATGCTTTGGGTGCTGATGAACTGGTCTTTCTGGACATCTCCGCAACCGAGACCGGGCACAACCTGATGATCGATGTCATCCGCAAAACGGCGCAACAGCTGTTCATTCCGATGACGATCGGCGGCGGCATCAAATCGACGGATGATATTTCCCGTCTGCTGAACGCCGGAGCGGATAAAGTCAGCCTGAATTCATCGGCGTTGGCGAATCCGCAGCTGATCAAGGAAGCAAGCGACAAGTTCGGCAGCCAATGCATCTGCATCGCTGTCGATGCGAAGTGGGAAGCCGAAAAAGATGAGTGGTATTGCTATACCCACGGCGGCAAAAAACGGACCGACATCAAGACGTTGGACTGGGTGCAGCAAGTGGAAGCGCTGGGTGCCGGCGAATTGCTGGTAACCAGCATGGACTATGACGGCATGAAGCAGGGGTTCGATCACCGCCTGCTGAATAAAATCCAAGCATTGGTATCGATCCCGGTCATCGCTTCCGGAGGCGGCGGCAATGCCCAACATTTCGCCGACTTGTTCAAGGAAACGGATGTATCGGCCGGATTGGCAGCTTCCATCTTCCATGATGAAGAAGTGTCGATCGCTGAAGTGAAACAATGCTGCACGGAGAATGGAGTGGATATGCGCAATGTCTAA
- the hisD gene encoding histidinol dehydrogenase, producing the protein MYTTKTFKEAYKTKNTIDFSKTQAVMEIIQTVQEKGDAALFEYAKRFDGADITELEVPQSVIKEAYDTLDADLRAALEEARDNITVYQESIKWQQSPAGELYQKIHPLNKVGIYVPGGKASYPSTVLMTAVLANVAGVKETIVVTPPQKTAINQATLAACYICGVTHVYQVGGAQAVAALTYGTETIPRVDKIVGPGNQYVALAKKLVYGDVGIDSIAGPSEIVVVVDETANNEWVAIDLLAQAEHDELARTFLVCENEEKLAAIEAELLVQKAKQSRIEVIDESLKHNHFPILTSGKEENIEVVNLIAGEHVSIQTKDAEDYIDAIETAGAIFIGEYSPEAIGDYVAGPSHVLPTGGNARFANGLSVNDFLRPNSVLNLKKETFRKMAPAGMLIATEESLQAHHDSLAVRMGGEK; encoded by the coding sequence ATGTACACAACTAAAACGTTCAAGGAAGCCTACAAAACAAAAAACACGATCGACTTTTCGAAGACGCAAGCCGTCATGGAAATCATCCAGACGGTCCAGGAAAAAGGCGATGCTGCGCTGTTCGAATACGCAAAACGATTCGATGGAGCGGACATCACGGAATTGGAAGTGCCGCAGAGCGTCATCAAGGAAGCCTATGACACCTTGGACGCGGACTTGCGCGCTGCCTTGGAAGAAGCCCGCGACAATATCACGGTCTATCAGGAAAGCATCAAGTGGCAACAGTCTCCGGCTGGGGAACTGTACCAGAAAATCCATCCGTTGAACAAGGTAGGCATCTATGTGCCGGGCGGCAAAGCGAGTTACCCTTCCACGGTGCTCATGACTGCCGTGTTGGCTAATGTAGCCGGCGTAAAGGAAACGATCGTCGTGACCCCACCGCAAAAGACTGCTATCAATCAAGCGACTTTGGCCGCTTGCTATATCTGCGGCGTGACCCACGTTTATCAAGTAGGCGGAGCCCAAGCTGTCGCGGCCTTGACTTACGGAACGGAAACCATTCCGCGCGTCGACAAGATCGTCGGACCCGGGAACCAATATGTCGCTTTGGCCAAAAAATTGGTCTACGGGGATGTCGGAATCGATTCGATCGCGGGACCTTCCGAAATCGTCGTAGTCGTCGACGAAACGGCCAACAACGAATGGGTTGCCATCGACCTGTTGGCGCAAGCCGAGCACGATGAGTTGGCCCGCACTTTCCTTGTCTGCGAAAACGAAGAAAAATTGGCCGCCATCGAAGCCGAATTGCTTGTCCAGAAAGCGAAACAAAGCCGCATCGAAGTCATCGACGAGAGTTTGAAGCACAACCACTTCCCGATCCTGACGAGCGGTAAGGAAGAGAACATCGAAGTCGTGAATCTGATTGCGGGCGAGCACGTCTCGATCCAGACAAAAGACGCGGAAGATTACATTGATGCCATCGAAACAGCCGGAGCGATCTTCATCGGTGAATATTCGCCTGAAGCGATCGGCGATTATGTTGCCGGACCGAGCCACGTGCTGCCGACCGGAGGCAACGCCCGCTTTGCGAACGGCCTGTCCGTAAACGACTTCCTGCGCCCGAACTCTGTCCTGAACCTGAAGAAAGAAACGTTCCGCAAAATGGCCCCTGCCGGGATGCTGATCGCGACCGAAGAGTCACTGCAGGCCCACCACGACTCCTTGGCCGTCAGAATGGGGGGCGAGAAATGA
- a CDS encoding DegV family protein, translated as MTKANSIAVLADSCNDIPQELLDKYHIYTLPLMINYKDASYRDRIDITPEQVYERFQEEIPKTSLPLPETIAETFAKIKADGFDQVIVSAISSGLSGTCQAIKLLAEDIQDMQIVVIDTLNIAIASGFVALYAAEQIEAGLRFDEVAAKTQAAVKQSTILFGVGTLEYLMKGGRIGKVSGILGSALNIKPIISCNEDGIYDTVAKVRGRKQSIQKLIDMTREKLGQHKNYYLSICHGDAYEEMLLMKEQLKDLVAGAKIYAEGQISPVLGVHTGPGLLGVGIMVLED; from the coding sequence ATGACGAAAGCTAATTCCATTGCCGTCTTGGCCGATTCCTGCAACGATATTCCGCAGGAACTGCTCGACAAATACCACATCTATACCTTGCCGCTGATGATCAATTATAAAGATGCGAGCTATCGCGATCGGATCGACATCACACCGGAGCAAGTCTACGAAAGATTCCAGGAAGAGATACCGAAGACAAGTCTTCCCTTGCCGGAAACGATCGCCGAAACTTTTGCCAAGATCAAAGCAGACGGCTTCGATCAAGTCATCGTATCCGCCATTTCCAGTGGGTTGAGCGGCACCTGCCAAGCCATCAAACTGTTGGCGGAAGATATCCAGGATATGCAGATCGTCGTCATCGACACGCTGAATATCGCCATCGCATCCGGATTTGTGGCGCTTTACGCTGCCGAGCAGATCGAAGCGGGACTTCGGTTCGATGAAGTCGCTGCAAAAACACAAGCAGCCGTGAAACAGTCCACCATCCTCTTCGGGGTCGGCACCTTGGAGTACCTGATGAAGGGCGGCCGCATCGGTAAAGTTTCCGGAATCCTGGGAAGCGCCCTGAACATCAAACCGATCATTTCCTGCAATGAAGACGGCATCTATGATACGGTCGCGAAAGTGCGCGGCCGCAAGCAGAGCATCCAGAAATTGATCGACATGACCCGTGAAAAACTGGGTCAGCACAAAAATTACTACTTGTCGATTTGCCATGGGGATGCCTACGAAGAGATGCTCCTCATGAAAGAACAGCTGAAAGACCTGGTCGCCGGGGCCAAAATCTACGCGGAAGGCCAAATCTCGCCAGTATTGGGTGTCCACACCGGACCCGGATTGCTGGGAGTCGGCATCATGGTTTTGGAAGATTAA
- a CDS encoding histidinol-phosphate transaminase — MIRINKNESPIRALTDEEIAEIAVATRFQEYTDDAIDRLTEAYAAFHGEDPALIAFANGSDEWIQKCTILLGDGPILMLEPDFVMYEEYAAQFQREIIKVPCRADYTFDYEQVYAVIEKEKPAYFIVSQPNNPLGGLHPAAFIQKTADLLAASGGYLILDEAYMDFVDNPPARPVGDHIILLRTLSKIYGLAGLRIGIASSTAKTMQLLNSIAHPYPLNTLSLSIAAFLLEHPDRLRAFMAEQRRLSAKLKKIFNEGVGDILSVLPSETNFVFTYGELAPALGQWIIDHGYQPRTYEKSGIPCIETAVRYSIATDEQLDALAEIIKEWREQL, encoded by the coding sequence ATGATCCGCATCAACAAAAATGAAAGTCCCATCCGTGCACTGACTGATGAAGAAATTGCCGAGATAGCCGTGGCGACACGCTTCCAGGAGTACACGGACGATGCCATCGACCGCCTGACGGAAGCGTACGCCGCTTTCCACGGCGAGGATCCCGCCCTGATCGCTTTTGCCAACGGATCGGATGAATGGATCCAGAAGTGCACAATCCTTTTGGGGGACGGGCCGATCCTGATGCTGGAGCCGGATTTCGTCATGTACGAAGAGTATGCCGCGCAATTCCAGCGCGAAATCATCAAAGTGCCGTGCCGAGCGGATTATACCTTTGATTATGAGCAGGTTTACGCCGTCATCGAGAAGGAAAAGCCTGCTTATTTCATCGTTTCGCAACCGAACAATCCGCTGGGCGGGCTGCACCCTGCAGCCTTCATCCAAAAGACGGCGGATTTGTTGGCTGCATCCGGCGGTTATCTGATTTTGGACGAGGCCTACATGGATTTCGTGGACAACCCGCCGGCGCGGCCGGTCGGTGACCACATCATCCTTTTGCGTACCTTGTCAAAAATCTACGGGTTGGCCGGTCTGCGCATCGGCATCGCCAGTTCGACGGCGAAAACGATGCAGTTGTTGAACTCCATCGCGCATCCGTATCCGCTCAATACCTTATCTTTGAGCATAGCGGCCTTCCTGCTGGAGCATCCGGACCGGCTGCGGGCCTTTATGGCGGAACAGCGACGTCTATCCGCCAAGTTGAAGAAAATCTTCAATGAAGGCGTAGGGGATATTCTTTCTGTCCTGCCGAGCGAGACGAATTTCGTCTTCACTTACGGTGAATTGGCGCCTGCGTTGGGCCAATGGATCATCGACCACGGCTACCAGCCGCGCACCTATGAAAAATCAGGCATCCCGTGCATCGAAACGGCTGTCCGTTACTCGATCGCCACCGATGAACAGTTGGATGCCTTAGCCGAAATCATCAAAGAATGGAGAGAACAGCTGTGA
- the hisB gene encoding imidazoleglycerol-phosphate dehydratase HisB produces the protein MERTAVSVSKERITKETKIAITLERGLEPSVINTGVGFLNHMLDLFAFHGHFVLDVQVDGDTDVDDHHTTEDVGIVLGQLLAELGQDKGAINRYGSAYVPMDETLARSVIDISGRPYLSFNAAFSKEKVGSFDVELVEEFFHGLVINARYTAHIDLIRGGNTHHEIEAIFKAFAQSLRIAMADSDVQRLPSSKGVIE, from the coding sequence ATGGAGAGAACAGCTGTGAGCGTATCAAAAGAGCGCATTACCAAAGAAACGAAAATCGCCATCACCTTGGAACGAGGGTTGGAACCTTCCGTCATCAATACGGGTGTGGGCTTCTTGAACCATATGTTGGATCTGTTCGCTTTCCATGGCCACTTCGTTTTGGATGTCCAGGTGGACGGCGACACGGATGTGGATGATCACCACACAACCGAGGACGTCGGCATCGTCTTGGGGCAGCTGTTGGCTGAATTGGGTCAGGATAAAGGGGCAATCAATCGCTACGGGAGTGCCTATGTGCCGATGGATGAAACCTTGGCCCGTTCCGTCATCGACATCAGCGGCCGGCCTTATCTGAGCTTCAATGCCGCGTTTTCGAAAGAAAAAGTGGGCAGCTTCGATGTGGAACTGGTTGAAGAATTCTTCCATGGGTTGGTCATTAATGCCCGTTACACGGCGCATATCGACTTGATCCGCGGCGGCAACACGCACCACGAAATCGAAGCCATCTTCAAAGCCTTTGCGCAAAGCCTGCGCATCGCGATGGCCGACTCCGACGTGCAGCGCCTGCCTTCCTCAAAAGGAGTGATCGAATGA